One Pyrococcus furiosus DSM 3638 genomic region harbors:
- a CDS encoding FecCD family ABC transporter permease, whose translation MKKVITALILASLASVILGVVFGSVRIPLNDVVSSLSLPTILKYLRGEVSGKAYIILGIRLPRVLLAYLVGFSLALAGTATQALFKNPLADPYILGISGGASIGAVIALIYCPHLTEVFAFLGAVLAVYVVYNIAKVDGHVPVDILLLAGIAFGFFSHAITSYLLYLNKDKVHQGLSWLYGTFSLASWEKVGIAFVVSLLGSFLLLTSWRELNLLLLGEESIALGLDINLYRKFIIFTVALLTGVAVAESGIIGFVGLISPHVMRMIVGPNHKRLLPTSALFGGTLMVISDLLSRTITAPVEIPIGIVTALFGAPFFAYLLIKRKRGELYA comes from the coding sequence GTGAAGAAGGTAATAACTGCATTAATCCTAGCATCGTTAGCTTCAGTAATCTTGGGTGTAGTGTTTGGATCAGTTCGTATTCCACTTAATGACGTTGTTTCTTCTTTATCTTTGCCCACCATATTGAAATATCTTAGGGGGGAAGTCTCAGGAAAAGCATATATCATCCTGGGAATTAGACTTCCCAGAGTCCTTCTGGCCTATCTCGTTGGATTCTCCCTAGCACTGGCAGGAACTGCTACTCAAGCTCTTTTCAAAAATCCCCTTGCAGATCCATACATATTGGGAATCAGTGGAGGGGCCTCTATAGGAGCAGTTATAGCCCTAATATATTGCCCCCACCTCACTGAAGTTTTCGCATTCTTGGGGGCAGTTTTAGCAGTTTATGTGGTATATAATATTGCGAAAGTTGATGGACATGTTCCTGTAGATATACTCCTCCTTGCGGGAATTGCATTTGGGTTCTTCTCACATGCCATAACATCTTACCTCCTTTATCTCAACAAAGATAAGGTTCACCAAGGTCTCAGCTGGCTTTATGGAACATTTTCCTTGGCCTCCTGGGAAAAAGTAGGGATTGCTTTTGTCGTCTCACTCCTTGGTTCATTTCTTTTACTAACCAGCTGGAGAGAGCTAAATCTTCTCCTCCTGGGAGAGGAGAGCATAGCGCTTGGCTTAGACATAAATCTCTATAGGAAGTTCATAATCTTTACAGTAGCCCTACTTACGGGAGTTGCCGTTGCTGAGAGTGGAATAATTGGATTTGTGGGCTTAATAAGTCCCCACGTGATGAGGATGATTGTAGGGCCAAACCACAAAAGGTTACTCCCGACATCTGCACTTTTCGGTGGAACATTAATGGTAATCTCCGACTTACTTTCCAGGACGATAACGGCTCCAGTTGAGATCCCAATAGGTATCGTTACTGCTCTATTTGGAGCACCATTTTTCGCTTACCTCTTAATTAAGAGGAAGAGGGGAGAGCTCTATGCATAA
- a CDS encoding ABC transporter ATP-binding protein — MHKLKVSVSFSYGKKEIVKNVEFEGKVGEIIAIIGPNGAGKSTLLKCIAGILKPRGIIEYNGIDLTKLKPKERAKIVGYVPQSSYPEFAFTVEEFVELGTYAGKGDVDEAIRRVGLWEKRKEFITNLSGGEYQLTLIARALAQGGDIMLLDEPTSHLDINHTREIMEILQELKKEKLIIAVFHDLNLAINYADEIIVLKNGETAWKGKSKEISEEVIEATYGIKPRIVREDGIVAVLP; from the coding sequence ATGCATAAATTAAAAGTCAGTGTTTCATTTTCATATGGAAAGAAAGAGATAGTGAAGAACGTTGAATTTGAAGGTAAGGTAGGAGAGATCATAGCTATTATAGGCCCCAATGGGGCAGGAAAATCAACACTCTTGAAATGCATCGCTGGAATTCTTAAGCCAAGAGGGATTATCGAATATAATGGAATAGACCTAACAAAGTTAAAGCCCAAAGAAAGAGCAAAGATAGTGGGTTATGTTCCTCAATCCTCTTATCCTGAATTCGCCTTTACCGTTGAAGAGTTTGTTGAGCTTGGAACTTATGCAGGAAAGGGAGATGTGGATGAGGCCATAAGAAGAGTCGGATTGTGGGAGAAAAGAAAGGAGTTCATAACAAACCTAAGTGGAGGGGAATATCAATTAACCCTCATTGCACGAGCCCTAGCACAGGGAGGGGACATAATGCTTCTTGATGAGCCCACAAGCCATTTGGACATAAACCACACTAGAGAGATAATGGAAATCCTTCAAGAGCTCAAAAAAGAGAAACTCATCATAGCTGTTTTTCATGACCTCAACCTGGCCATTAATTATGCCGACGAAATTATTGTTTTGAAAAATGGAGAAACAGCGTGGAAGGGAAAGTCAAAAGAAATATCCGAGGAAGTTATTGAGGCGACTTACGGAATAAAGCCTAGGATTGTAAGAGAGGATGGGATAGTTGCCGTGCTCCCATAA